AACACTAAATATTTCCTCATCCATCTACCGTCGCTGCGAGAACTGTAAAATCGTTATTAACAAGTTGTGAATTAGCTTCACGTCTTTCCGTCTACTGAACATTGGTGAAATCAATTCCAGTATCAGTTTGAAGTATACTTCACGAAATGAATGAAGTAAATGATAAAATTATAATGTTCAGGAAGATTGATGGCAATCTCACAAAGTAAAGGTTACAATAAGCTTATGATTAATTTCTTttacgtgtgcgtgtgtgtgtgtttgtgtgtaaattaGTCTTCTCTTCTATCTCGAATCTTACGTACTGTTGTAACTAAATAGCTGCTGAAATGATGTAAGGctgaaatgaatataaacatGTATCATAATATACACTCATACAGGCTTTCTGACACATTTGGGTTATAATATGTAGCGTGTTATCGTACACCGTCATTGAAAAGCGGAGACAAAAAGCAGCAACGTAAAAAAATCCTCTAAGTGGGTCAGTGCCGATTCAGCAATTGGCAagcttcttcttgttttttttccagttcaatagaaaatattttctttgacgCATATATCTTTCCATTAAAAATATCTGTACTTACCATCGGGGCAATCCTTTGTCTTGACGCTATTAAAAGTCTCGCCATTAGATTCGTCGGACGGGAAATCTACTGTTTTTGGAACACATTTGTTATCAGCGAACACGAAGGACGACACCGAGCAGATGCCTGACTGGATGTTCTCCAGTACATGCCCGCCGGTGAGCTCCCGTCGGACCTTCTGCTGTCCCCGAATGACTCGAAAGATCTTAAAGTACAGGATGGACGATACGAGTGATGAAAGGGAGAAGATGATTGTCTGTGACCAAGCGTACGTGACGCCGACCCAGGCGATGTCGCCGAACATCATACACGTCATTTTTCCCTCTTCCTCGTGAGCTTGACTCAGGTAGATGAAGGGCGAGTTGTAGGTGAACGCAAACACAAAACACCCCAAAGACACCCATGTTGCTGTCAGGGGAGAGATTGGACGAGAGAATGGTGTTACGATAGCCCTAAAGCGGTAGACAGCTATGGTAACAGTCAACAACGCTGCGGCCAGTACGCCGGAGCGAAGGCTAACCATCTCGATAACGCAATGGACGTCGCTAACTCCCGAAAAGAAGACGACCACCTTCTGCACGTTAAATGATGACGAGATGAGATCGACGACTGAGAGAGCTATGATGGCGATGTCTCCGGCATTCTTGGGTCGACGACGAGCAAACACAAGGCAAATCAGAATGTTTCCTGGGATCCCAATGAGAGGGGATGCGATTCCGACCACGAGGCGAACGTATCGATGCATTGTGCTGTCTTGATGTCTGAGAGTCAAAACTGGGCTAGagcaattgcaaataatttagCATGTCGGCGAAAATTCCCACAGAGAAAGAACGTCTTATCAGGCGAATCAGTTATAAACAGTTATACAACCTTTTCCAAGTGTGTTCTTAGCTTCCACGTTCCAACAGTAAAATGGGAAAAATTATGGAAGCGGCGATATGTAGtttccatattttcttaaaTCATTTTTTGTCGACTAACAGAATGTACAATCATGTGGCTCTATGTGATATAAAAATACTGAATAAGCATTATTACTGGCAGCCGATTGGTTGCTGGGATGAAAATGGAATAATCCTCTCCTACGAATAGAGCTAGACGTGATGATTCCATATTAGTCGTGGTTAGGCCCTATGTTACCTTTTGCGTTGCATTCGTTCAATGAAATGGTGTATGTTCAAGCAAATAATTCTTACAGAAGAGAGTTCCCAGGTATATGTTATATGCTATTCAGATATACTATTCAGTGTACTTTCAGATATCTGTCATAAAATTCATCTCATTTAATGCATGGAGTGAAAAGAGCAGCACGTTTAATCTTTTAAGTCCAACTTTGCaatttggtggagatgaggagaTATAACTACCTGTAGATCTTGGTGTAGGAACGATAATTGACATTTCTAGGAAATTTTCCGGTTGAAAGAGTTTTTGAAAACTATCCCAGTGTTGTGCGGTTCGGACATGTCTAGGTTTCACCGCCACTACTATATACTCGGTTGTTTCTTTGGTTGATATTTAAAATATTCACGTCTGGAAAGCATATGGGATGTATCTTCGACATCAATAGCTGCATCTAACTGTCTTCATTAGTGACGGCAAAATTTACTTTTTgtcgatgaagaaaaaaaaaaaaaaggtcaaacgCATCTCAGAGGTGTTCGTTTTGCACCGTATGGAATGATAACCATCGGGATCAACCGATCAGTTGTGCAAGAACGATCCAGATATCATCATCCAATGAGCCTGCCTCTCCACACGCTCCCTATAAGCATAATGGTACTTCTGTCTTGCATTGATCTTGATATTGTACACGGACAGGTTGAAAACCAAGGGAACAGTTCGCACACTTTGTTTCGAAAATATTGCTTGACTCTAATAGTGTAAGCTGCTGACCCCGTTCATTTTAAAGGAGTCATTGTCCATGATATATAACATTATGTAACACTGATCTCGCTTCATACCAACAGAAGACGATGGAATATGTATCCATATTGACAGGGTATGAATAGATTCTTCTTGATATGCgacataataatgacaatacagATATAGCATTAACATTGCAATCTCTTCTGAATCAAGTCTTATTAAAGTCAGTGTGAAtggcattcattcattcattcattcattcattcatttatttttcagcGTTCTCTTGTATCTTGCCCTTAACGAGGATTGAACGAACACAAATCAAACTATtcagatacattgtacttataGATGATTTATACAAATcattccaacacaaaaaagaataTACCCACCCCATGACCTCCACCCAATCTAATTTATAAGTTATAGGCCAAACGTTTCCAATgaggtaaatgaaataaaaagtgaatttttagtaaaaaaaaaaaaaaacaaaaaacaacaacaacaacaaaaaaccaacaatcgacttatttatttattttttcaaatactaaatattcactttttatttcatttacctcATTGGAAACGTTTGTTTCTACCTACTAAACATCGTTCCCTATATATATCGCTAATCGAGTGTTTATCGTTCGTCATTACTACGGATCCTGATACATTCGCTGAGAAATTCTGTTACCGTCACCAATAATATACATCGCCGAACAGTTTTAATTCCCTTTTGTTATAGAGCAGTATGGCCGGTGGGAAAAAATACAGTCAACAGTTACAAACATGAAATCTTAAGCTAGTCGAGATTAATTAACATACCATTTCAAACAATGAAAGAGAATGTTGGTGTATCAAGTTAATTTATTCTACTCGAAATTTCCTTGTCTGAGTTTTGAAGATGCAAAGTCCGCCGCTCACAGAGTATGAAAGATATAAATGAAAGTTTGACGATGACTGAATGTATCTTTTCTCTCCTTTCCGGCAACAAAAAGCAACTCTGACTCATTTTCCAGAGATACTATCGTGCATAATGACATGGAAAAGTGAAATGCTGGTAAAGTCACCACTATTTGCTAAAGTTCTTTGGTCTCACGTGGAAAGGTACAAAATCAGCTGCTCTCCTTTAGCAGCTGGGAggtacaagaaaagaaaagaaaattgctatgacaaacaaaatattcatttctttatgtctaacacacatacatacacacacacacacactcgcacacacacatacacaaatcaaacaaacaaaactcacaCAAACTGTAAGCGAAAATTCACCTCGCGTATATACGTATCTACAATGATTATGAAACGATATAACGATTAACCTGCTCAAGAAATCGTCTGCtttcaaaacaaagaagaaaattcaTCAGGTCAAATTCATTGAATGTAGTTGCAAAATGAAAGTtgatttttctctattttcattctttctattTTATGATCAACATAGAAGGCGATATTCATAGGCTCTTCTCTGCTATGAATAGCGACAAATCGAAGATCTTTCGTTGAATGAATCCAATGTAAGCATTTTGTGGCAGTAGGAATTAAGAATAAGGTATGTTTGATAATGTATTCGAGGACAAAGGATACCCCGCGACTATATACTACGCAAGACTTTCAATGACACATTATCTACTAAACTTGACACAGtaaggaaatgttttgaaagcAAGCCTATTGACACCGGttgaatgaaacagaaaaaaaaaaaaacattcatcttTTCCTCCTATACCAAGAAAGAGATATTTCAGGGATCAAATGAATAGAATCATTGATGTGTTGCTTCCTTCCACAAACGAAGATAAAAGTATATCATAAGTTATCATCTTTCTCACTTCTGTGCTTCTCCCTCTACTTCTGCCGTACTGGGAAACGCAATATCCAATGTATGAAGACTCAAACGTagaccaaaaaaataaataaataaataaatagaattaAGACGAAAGTGTAACGAGAATCGGGAAAGCATAAAGTTTACCAAAAATTATGTAAATCTCGTTTCAAATTAAACAGTTTTTGGTCTCAACAATACATCGTACAAGTTAATTTGAATTAACGACGTCAATAACCTTACAAGGCTTCCACTcatttaaaatcaaaataaatttgtatTATAATTATCGGATCaattataaatgaaatgaaaagaaattgcTGTTATAAATGATAATACCTTATGAGTTGGCGATTCAATCGTGTGACAGATTTTACTGCATCATAATGGATAAGAAATTCTAAAATGTCTCTACTCTTTGTTTCGTCATGAATTATAAGAAAGTGTATAATGTTAATGTATATGTTAGActagggggtgttgcaagaaagttgcaatcaattgcaaataattgctaattctgaaacaaccattctgattggctcagggtctgccctattacgAAGACAtacatgcaacaatgattttgattggccagtgacaatcagttgcaagttgcaattgattgcaactttcttgcaacaccccctaagTCTTTTACAGTAAAGCTAGCTTCAACAGAACATAATTTTCTAGAAGTCTTTATGCATTGTGGTAAAGGATCGCTTATGTTAGAAAAAAACTGTGTCGCATTTTATCATGGCCATCTTAATCTGAACATTTTGCTGTTAATTAAAGTAACCAGTATTGCTTTCATTTAGTTTTCACGTGAACTGAACAAATTAAACAACCACAAACTAAACAGTCCAACCTATTTGGTAACGGCGTATAGTGGCTGTGAATTCGATTTCATAACAGCCTCAACGAAGATGCAGAGAGCACATTCTCGAAATACGCGAAATACAGTGTAGGCCCTGCTCCCTTTGTAAGGAACACGGTt
The nucleotide sequence above comes from Diadema setosum chromosome 5, eeDiaSeto1, whole genome shotgun sequence. Encoded proteins:
- the LOC140228556 gene encoding uncharacterized protein — its product is MHRYVRLVVGIASPLIGIPGNILICLVFARRRPKNAGDIAIIALSVVDLISSSFNVQKVVVFFSGVSDVHCVIEMVSLRSGVLAAALLTVTIAVYRFRAIVTPFSRPISPLTATWVSLGCFVFAFTYNSPFIYLSQAHEEEGKMTCMMFGDIAWVGVTYAWSQTIIFSLSSLVSSILYFKIFRVIRGQQKVRRELTGGHVLENIQSGICSVSSFVFADNKCVPKTVDFPSDESNGETFNSVKTKDCPDDADIQIKSNNNPVHDQTGTTTEIPALVGQSAAVAHLSTKNKKRSNNDHRTTVMLFIVSIVFFVSWLPSVSFDVLVTRELGEIVLFHYEKPLVATSVYAATQLKYINHVINVFVYAAVNRRFREDCLKAMSCK